The nucleotide sequence ACCGGCGCGAATAAATACGAGCTGTTCATCTATACTCTTAACCGTAAAGGCTTTGCTACGTTCCGCAATGGACAATACATTATATTTATCAAGCAATTTAATATGTATATTTGATTCAAGACTGTATTCTACTATATCCCATCCATATTTTTTAATAATGTTTTTGACCTGTATTGAAGTTATTGGTAATTGAGTTACACCATTCTCAAGTAATGAAATTATTGCTTTATATCTTGATAACATTATGATACCCCCTGAAATTCATTTCATATAGGTATCATAATACCATATAATGTATATATCAAGAGGTAATAACTGTTAATTAATCTTTTTTATCGTATTTTGTTACTGATTTTCCGTATGCTGCTACGTCAAAAGTTTGGAGGTCGGCTAGCTTAAACTGTTCGGCAATAGATAACTTTTCAGGTGTTTTGGTTTCATATTTTTTTGCCTTTAACATTTGTTTCATTTCTCCACGTATTTCTGCTTTGTCTTCAGTATCAAGATTTTGATATAGCGAAATACCCTCATCTTCATCTTTATTTGTCATATTAAACTTGTCTTCTCCAAAAATTAAATAATCGGCAGAAACCTGAAGTGCTTTAGCGATACGAATAATAGACGATATTTGAGGATCTTTTGAATCCCCGCTAAGAATTTTATTTAATGTACCGATAGATATAGTAGTTAGAGCAGATAATTGGGCATTAGTAATGCCTTGTTTCTTTTTTTCTGTTTTTATGCGTTCTAGCATTTTTGAATGATTATACATTTTACACCTCCTGTTTAATATAAGAATATCATATGTGCTTTGTATTTGTCAATCCTATTTTACCATAGACGGTAAAATATATCTTTATGTACAAAAAAGTTAACATAATTTTATAGCTCAATAAATTACCGAATAAGGTAAATTATTTTAAAATATCTATTGACAATTACCTTTAAAGGTAGTATAATGAAATAAATTAAACCGTTGAAGGTAATGCGAGGAGGTGAATATATGTTAAATAATTTAAAAGCTGAATTTGTTAGATGTAACATAGAACCATATGTAGGTGTAATGAATGCTCTATGTTGTTCCGAAAAAACTGCACGAAACAAGTTAAATGGTGTTAGTCCTGTTACGGTGCCAGAAGCAGCTAAAATAATAAATAAATATTTCCCTAAACATAGTGTCGAATATTTATTTATTGAAGATTTAAACACATCAGAACACAAGTAATGTTAATTAAGGAGGTGAGAAGAATGGCAGAAAAAGAAAAACTAAAAATAGAAATTGAATTAACAGGAATTGATGAAGCCATAAAACAAACAAAACGACTTGTTGAACTTTTAAGTGAAGCTCAACAAATTATCAATTCCTTAAGTGTTGTAAATGTAAAATGTAATTATTCGATAGATTAAAACCAAAATTATTGGAATTTGGACAAAATATTTAAGCATATTATATTGAGAAAGAGGTGATATATATGATTGTTGAAGAGAAAACAATCGGAAACACTATAATTAAGATTGACGATAGTTGCGTACAGACCGATATTGATACAATATTAAAGAACCTTGAACGGATTGCATCCCAAGGACTGGCTAAACAAGCCGCTGAAAAGAAAACCGGTTAAATTAATCAATATACAAAAGATAAAATGAAAGAGGTGAAGACAAATGTATAAATGGATAATAAGAATATCAGCGGCGGCAGTAGGTACGGTGTTATTAGTAATGATTAAATCATTAAATTTTAACCCTATACTTTACATATTCCCGCTTATGATGATACTTTGCGTAAAGATTAGTAGCGTTTTGGGTCGTCACTGCGGCCAACTAGATAATCCAGTGATACGTTAAAGTAATCGGCTATGGCGATTAATGTTAGTGTTGGAATATTAATTTTACCATACTCTATATCTTGATAATGTCTGACAGTTATATTAAGAAAATTTGACATATCAGTTTGTTTTAATTTATTTTTCTTTCGTAATTCTTTTAAACGTTGGGAAAATTTAAGCATTTTTAGCACCTCAAAAAAATATTAAAAAACACTTGACACGAGATTAAAATGCGTGTATAATAATCCTACAAACACGAGATTAAAATGCGTGTTAAGTTTGAGAAGGAGAGGGTGATTCATGTTAAAAAATTTAATAAATGAGCGCAAAAAAACAGGTCTAACACAAAAAGGGTTAGCAGTTACTTTGGGTATAACTGAAAGACATTACCAAAGTATTGAGGCTGGAACCTCTGACGGTAGTGTGGCGTTATGGAAAGCATTATCAAAAATGTTTAATTGCACAATTGACTACTTGCTGGAACAGGTAGCCGAAAATCACCTAACAAAATAATACCACGAATTAAGGAAAAAAACAACCACTAGATATTGTGGTTGAAGAAGGGCTGGTTGAAATGAAAAGAGAACAAAAAACGCACTGTTGTACGGCAATACAACAATGCGTAAAGATTAGTAGCGTTTTGGGTCGTCACTGCGGCCAACTAGATAATCAAGCGATACATTAAAGTAATTGGCTAGGGACATTAATACGGGTAAAGTTGGTTGTTGAGTTCCACGTTCATATCTTTGATAGTTTTGTTCAGAAGTGCCAATAGCTTCTGCGGTTTGTTTTTGTGTAATTTTTCGTTCTTGTCTAATTTGGCGAAAACGTTCATTAAAAGCAATCATGCCAATACCTCCAAAATAATTTTAAAATGGTATTGACACTACTTATTTAAATCAGGTGTTTTAGTGAGACCTAGTAAATAGTCGATGGAAACATCTAATACTTTTGATATATTAATTAAAGTATCAACATTAGGTTCCCTTGTTCCTGCTTCATAGTACTGGTAGGCTCTTTCTGTAATACCAAGCATTTGAGATAGCTGCTTTTGAGTTAGGTTTTTGCTAAGCCTAATAGATTTGATATTATTGCTAAAAGTTGACATATTGACACCTCAGAAAAATATTTTCAAAAAGGTATTGACACGAACAAAGTTGGCGTGTTATAATGAGCGCACACGAACAAAGTTGGCGTGTTAAAATACCAGGAAGGAGGGGCGATGAATACTAAACTAAAAAATGCACGCAAAAAAACAGGTTTAACGCAAGTGCAAGTTGCGAAAAAAGCCAAATTGACTGAACGTGGCTATCAGTATTACGAGTCAGGCGAACGCATTCCAAATGTTTATGTAGGTCAACGTATAGCAAAAGCCTTAAACACCAAAGTCGAAAAGATATTTCCACTATCTAACGACGACACTCCAAACTCTCATCAAAATAATATCACGAAATAAGGAAAAAAACAACCACTAGATATTGTGGCTGATGAAGGGCTGATTGAAATGGATAAAGAATTCATTCTATATTTTGCTATATCGGTATTAGCTTTGATATTATCTGTTATGGCTTTACTAATACGATAAAAAAGGCGGTGTTAAAATTGAAAGAAGCTGGTTGGATATTAGTCGGGATTGTATTTTATTTTATTATTAGCGCAGCTGTTTCAGCCGGTAATAATGCAGTGCTTATTGGGTTGGCTTTATTAATTATAATATGTGCAATAGCAGGAAAAATGGGAAATTGATTTGTTAGATTAAGGAGGTAAAAAAAGTGGGAGCAAGAGTAAGAATTGTCAGCATAGATACGGCGTTAAAGATTTATTACGCATATCCTGAAATCGGAAATAAAGAGATAGGAGAATTGTTTGGCACTAAGTCTGCAAGCACGATATACAACAAAAAGAAAAAGGCAAGAAATCTTATGTTGGAAAAAGGTCAAAAGCCATTTGATTTTTTTACTGTAAGTACCGCTACAGCTTATGAAGCCTGGGGGATTGATGTTGAGGATTTAGAAAAAAGAAGAAATAAGTTAAAAAAATTAAATTTGACCTGATATAGAAAGAGGTGAAGACAAATGTATAGTTGGATTATACGAATATCAGCTGCGGTGGTCGGCGCTGTATTGTTAGTTATGGTTAGGCTGCTTGAGTGGTATCCCATATTTTACGCAGTGCCGCTTATGATGATACTTTTGGCGTTTTTGAATTGCGCAGAGGACAGTGAGGGACGGCCTGTTGCTGACGATGTGCGCAAGGTCGTAATAAGGCCGGATAACCGGCGGTGGGACTTTTCGGACGAAGAGTGTAGCAGAACATCTAAAACGATAGAAGAAAAAAATCAAAGAAATATTAAAATTGGTATAGGAGTGAGATAAAATGAGAATGAGAAAAATAA is from Monoglobus pectinilyticus and encodes:
- a CDS encoding helix-turn-helix transcriptional regulator, translating into MNTKLKNARKKTGLTQVQVAKKAKLTERGYQYYESGERIPNVYVGQRIAKALNTKVEKIFPLSNDDTPNSHQNNITK
- a CDS encoding helix-turn-helix transcriptional regulator, whose amino-acid sequence is MLKNLINERKKTGLTQKGLAVTLGITERHYQSIEAGTSDGSVALWKALSKMFNCTIDYLLEQVAENHLTK
- a CDS encoding helix-turn-helix domain-containing protein; translation: MLKFSQRLKELRKKNKLKQTDMSNFLNITVRHYQDIEYGKINIPTLTLIAIADYFNVSLDYLVGRSDDPKRY
- a CDS encoding helix-turn-helix domain-containing protein yields the protein MSTFSNNIKSIRLSKNLTQKQLSQMLGITERAYQYYEAGTREPNVDTLINISKVLDVSIDYLLGLTKTPDLNK
- a CDS encoding helix-turn-helix domain-containing protein, with translation MYNHSKMLERIKTEKKKQGITNAQLSALTTISIGTLNKILSGDSKDPQISSIIRIAKALQVSADYLIFGEDKFNMTNKDEDEGISLYQNLDTEDKAEIRGEMKQMLKAKKYETKTPEKLSIAEQFKLADLQTFDVAAYGKSVTKYDKKD
- a CDS encoding helix-turn-helix domain-containing protein, whose translation is MIAFNERFRQIRQERKITQKQTAEAIGTSEQNYQRYERGTQQPTLPVLMSLANYFNVSLDYLVGRSDDPKRY
- a CDS encoding DNA-binding protein; protein product: MLNNLKAEFVRCNIEPYVGVMNALCCSEKTARNKLNGVSPVTVPEAAKIINKYFPKHSVEYLFIEDLNTSEHK